The following proteins come from a genomic window of Frankia casuarinae:
- a CDS encoding metal-sensitive transcriptional regulator: MHGYTNTKDDYTARLRRIEGQVRGLQRMIAEDKYCIDILTQVSATTRALQSVALGLLEDHLTHCVTHAAAEGGPVADEKIREASAAIARLVRS; the protein is encoded by the coding sequence ATGCACGGCTACACCAACACCAAGGACGATTACACCGCTCGGCTTCGCCGCATCGAAGGCCAGGTCCGGGGGCTACAGCGCATGATTGCCGAGGACAAGTACTGCATCGACATCCTCACCCAGGTCTCGGCGACGACCCGGGCGTTACAGTCGGTCGCCCTCGGGCTCCTCGAGGACCATCTGACGCACTGCGTGACGCACGCCGCCGCCGAAGGCGGTCCGGTGGCCGACGAGAAGATCCGGGAGGCGTCGGCCGCGATCGCGCGGCTCGTTCGGTCCTGA
- a CDS encoding alpha-ketoglutarate-dependent dioxygenase AlkB gives MTSETDGTAVPANGAVDRTASVQRIWLDDRSWVDVTRGWLREADQLYETLHAEIPWRQGTMWRYERHVTEPRMSAWIPRGRPVAFPALLDAYRTLRRTYGVEFDGFGLSLYRDGADGVAFHRDREMRWLDDTVIAILTLGARRPFLIKSRHLPPGRRILNDPEASGARDLSPAGGDLIVLGGRAQADWLHAVPRVPEHVAGRISVQWRWTSRTGRPEQGPGYGAARHFSR, from the coding sequence GTGACGAGCGAGACCGACGGCACCGCGGTGCCCGCCAACGGTGCGGTCGACCGCACCGCGTCGGTGCAACGGATCTGGCTGGACGACCGGTCCTGGGTCGACGTCACGCGCGGATGGCTACGCGAGGCCGACCAGCTGTACGAGACCCTGCATGCCGAGATCCCCTGGCGACAGGGAACCATGTGGCGTTACGAACGCCACGTCACCGAACCACGGATGAGCGCCTGGATCCCGCGGGGTCGGCCGGTCGCCTTTCCCGCCCTGCTCGACGCCTACCGGACCCTGCGGCGGACCTACGGCGTGGAGTTCGACGGCTTTGGCCTGTCGCTGTACCGGGACGGAGCCGACGGCGTCGCCTTCCACCGGGACCGCGAGATGCGCTGGCTCGACGACACGGTGATCGCCATCCTCACCCTCGGTGCCCGGCGACCGTTCCTGATCAAGTCTCGCCACCTGCCGCCCGGCCGACGGATCCTCAACGACCCGGAGGCATCCGGCGCTCGCGACCTCTCCCCGGCCGGCGGTGATCTGATCGTGCTGGGAGGTCGGGCCCAAGCCGACTGGCTGCACGCGGTGCCCAGGGTCCCGGAGCACGTCGCCGGACGCATCTCGGTCCAGTGGCGATGGACGTCCCGGACGGGCCGCCCGGAACAGGGCCCCGGTTACGGCGCCGCGCGCCACTTCTCGCGATAG